In Pyrus communis chromosome 1, drPyrComm1.1, whole genome shotgun sequence, the following are encoded in one genomic region:
- the LOC137739319 gene encoding protein PLASTID MOVEMENT IMPAIRED 1-like, whose protein sequence is MAAEISSGSRRNSNTQLLEELEALSESLYTSHISSTSTRRTASLVLPRSSVPTIPSKDELVPANVEEIRLNNKPRRRMSLSPWRSRPKLTSDEEDEQKDRGKKATKYNSPELRSLDVKATATTEKKGIWNWKPIRAISHIGMQKLSCLFSVEVVAAQGLPTSMNGLRLSVCVRKKETKEGAVQTMPSRVTQGAADFEETLFVRCHVYCSSGHGKQTKFEPRPFWVYLFAVDAEELDFGRSTVDLSQMILESIEKSHEGQRIRQWDMSFKLLGKAKGGELVLKLGFQIMEKDGGLGIYNQAEDLKSGKSKNFSSVFARKQSKTSFSVPSPKLSSRGEAWTPSQARKAADLQGIDELNLDEPNPVPISSSSSSAAQKAKESEAPKAEELDLPDFEVVDKGVEFQDKEEEYGEEQSKKSIDEKSAASSEVVKEIVHDKVHTTRLTELDSIAQQIKALESLMGKEKNDEKDEDEEDIESQKLEADEENVTKEFLQMLEEEEILNEYKLNQSEIPPLKLEGVEESGECEAAEVFLPDLGKSLGCVVQTRDRGYLASMNPFDTLVARKDTPKLSMQISKPFVLSWDQSMSGFELFQRIAAIGLDELNSQIMNLMALDELMDKTAEQIAFEGVASAIIQGRNKEGASSSAARTIAAVKTMASALSTGRKERISTGIWNVNENPLKAEEIITFTMQKIEAMALESLKIQAEMAEEEAPFDVSPMNNSFTNSSGVKVLQNELLTSSISLDDWIKNHSVANSDSLQDGNQPETITLAVVVQLRDPLRRYEAVGGPMIALIYATRADGAVDEEEEKRFKVTSMHVGGLKVRTKGGKRNAWDSERQRLTAMQWLISYGLAKAAARKKGKHYVASKGQDLLWSISSRVMAGMWLKYMRNPDVKFTK, encoded by the coding sequence ATGGCAGCTGAAATTTCATCCGGCAGCCGGAGAAATTCCAACACTCAGCTTTTGGAAGAGCTCGAAGCGCTTAGCGAGTCACTCTACACATCCCACATTTCGAGTACTAGTACTCGAAGAACTGCCTCCCTTGTTCTTCCACGAAGCTCAGTTCCTACCATACCCTCTAAAGATGAACTTGTTCCGGCGAATGTTGAGGAAATTAGACTCAACAACAAACCACGAAGGCGGATGTCTTTGTCCCCGTGGCGCTCCCGCCCAAAACTTACTAGTGATGAGGAAGATGAGCAAAAGGATCGAGGCAAGAAGGCAACGAAATATAATTCACCGGAGCTAAGAAGCTTGGATGTCAAGGCAACTGCCACCACCGAGAAAAAAGGTATCTGGAATTGGAAACCGATTCGCGCTATTTCCCACATTGGAATGCAGAAGCTGAGCTGCTTATTTTCTGTTGAAGTTGTCGCTGCGCAAGGCCTTCCGACTTCAATGAATGGCCTTAGACTTTCTGTCTGcgttagaaagaaagaaacaaaagaggGAGCGGTTCAAACAATGCCGTCAAGGGTAACACAAGGAGCTGCTGATTTTGAAGAGACACTTTTCGTTCGGTGCCATGTTTATTGCAGTTCCGGCCATGGGAAGCAGACGAAGTTTGAGCCGAGACCCTTTTGGGTATATTTGTTTGCAGTTGATGCAGAGGAGCTTGATTTTGGGAGAAGCACTGTGGATTTGAGTCAGATGATTCTGGAATCCATTGAGAAAAGCCACGAAGGTCAACGAATTCGGCAATGGGATATGAGTTTTAAACTATTAGGGAAGGCGAAAGGCGGTGAGCTTGTTCTGAAACTAGGGTTTCAGATTATGGAGAAGGATGGAGGACTTGGAATTTACAATCAGGCTGAGGATTTGAAGTCTGGTAAGTCCAAGAATTTCTCATCTGTTTTTGCTAGGAAGCAATCAAAAACTTCATTTAGTGTGCCTAGTCCAAAACTTTCCAGCAGAGGAGAAGCATGGACACCTTCACAAGCAAGAAAAGCAGCTGATCTCCAAGGGATTGATGAACTTAATCTTGACGAACCAAACCCCGTTCCtatatcatcatcatcttcttctgcaGCTCAGAAGGCAAAAGAATCGGAAGCGCCAAAGGCAGAGGAGCTTGATCTGCCAGACTTTGAGGTAGTGGATAAAGGAGTTGAATTCCAagacaaggaagaggaatatgGGGAGGAGCAATCCAAAAAGTCTATTGACGAAAAATCGGCAGCATCAAGTGAGGTTGTGAAGGAAATTGTGCATGACAAAGTGCATACAACAAGATTGACAGAACTTGATTCAATTGCTCAACAGATTAAGGCTCTTGAGTCTTTGAtggggaaagaaaaaaatgacgaaaaggatgaagatgaagaagatatCGAATCACAAAAATTGGAGGCGGACGAAGAAAATGTGACAAAGGAGTTTCTTCAAATGCTTGAAGAGGAGGAGATCTTAAATGAATATAAACTGAATCAAAGTGAGATCCCCCCTCTCAAGCTTGAAGGGGTCGAGGAATCTGGTGAGTGTGAAGCAGCAGAAGTATTCCTTCCTGATCTTGGAAAAAGCTTAGGGTGCGTGGTTCAAACCCGCGATAGAGGGTACTTGGCGTCCATGAATCCGTTTGACACTTTGGTAGCTAGAAAAGACACTCCAAAACTTTCCATGCAAATATCAAAGCCGTTTGTTCTGTCATGGGATCAGTCAATGAGTGGATTCGAATTGTTTCAAAGGATTGCAGCTATTGGACTTGATGAGCTGAATTCTCAGATTATGAATTTGATGGCATTGGATGAACTGATGGATAAAACTGCAGAGCAGATTGCTTTTGAAGGTGTTGCATCCGCGATCATTCAAGGAAGGAACAAAGAAGGGGCTAGCTCGAGCGCTGCTAGAACAATTGCGGCCGTCAAAACAATGGCAAGTGCATTGAGCACAGGCAGAAAGGAAAGGATTTCGACTGGGATTTGGAATGTAAACGAGAACCCTTTGAAAGCAGAGGAGATTATCACATTCACCATGCAGAAAATCGAGGCCATGGCACTTGAATCTTTGAAAATCCAAGCTGAAATGGCTGAGGAAGAAGCCCCATTCGATGTTTCACCAATGAACAATAGTTTCACAAATTCAAGTGGCGTAAAAGTACTTCAAAACGAACTGCTCACTTCTTCAATATCACTAGACGACTGGATCAAAAACCACAGCGTGGCCAATTCGGATAGCTTACAAGATGGGAACCAGCCGGAGACAATCACACTGGCAGTGGTTGTTCAGCTAAGGGATCCCTTAAGGCGGTATGAGGCGGTTGGAGGCCCTATGATAGCTCTTATTTATGCAACGAGAGCTGATGGCGCCGTcgatgaggaggaagaaaagagattCAAAGTGACAAGCATGCATGTGGGAGGGTTGAAAGTGAGGACAAAAGGAGGGAAGAGGAATGCGTGGGATAGTGAGAGGCAGAGGCTAACTGCAATGCAGTGGTTGATTTCTTATGGATTGGCAAAAGCAGCTGCAAGGAAGAAGGGGAAACATTATGTAGCATCCAAAGGTCAGGATTTGTTGTGGAGCATTTCATCAAGAGTGATGGCTGGTATGTGGCTTAAGTACATGAGAAATCCAGATGTAAAATTTACCAAGTGA
- the LOC137726118 gene encoding uncharacterized protein, giving the protein MKQLQLKNSAASMKVNKLLDEIGSLKEKLLEKQPIVPDLNASIEGNQNFKDPEKEEPPKEDLDNDDRIEEHTHDKDTAIDDPVQENATENDVAMEDPEQRHAIDHDLDENEEDQEHERKTLPLQKGPLEFNKMFKC; this is encoded by the coding sequence atgaaacaGTTGCAATTAAAGAACTCAGCAGCTTCTATGAAAGTAAATAAACTTTTGGATGAAATTGGAAGTTTGAAGGAGAAGCTACTAGAAAAGCAACCAATAGTACCAGATCTAAATGCTTCAATAGAGGGAAATCAAAATTTCAAGGATCCAGAAAAGGAGGAACCACCTAAAGAAGATCTAGATAATGATGATCGAATTGAAGAGCATACACATGATAAGGATACTGCTATCGATGATCCAGTTCAAGAGAATGCAACTGAAAATGACGTGGCTATGGAGGATCCAGAACAAAGGCATGCAATTGATCATGATCTAGATGAAAATGAGGAGGATCAAGAGCATGAAAGAAAGACACTGCCACTACAAAAGGGACCTCTGGAGTTCAACAAGATGTTCAAATGCTGA
- the LOC137708643 gene encoding uncharacterized protein — protein MNGFREENSFCYFHPKELVVGVCSLCLTERLLILSAKKGHHHHRHHVSSVRGGRGGSGHKNPNGMHKKAPIRLPKIFAFSSFLNRQWKPDDGSDQEASTSQEDSFISIKFEDNGVTSWEKNKVSKVSLDHCNMSWNHNFRKEAKEAKETKEARDTKSVIEYGKSHIPLRWRKRIGHLTQLIRWKRSNKGSVCHVSNKVEGVKVRKGWIRSLTKRRWAME, from the exons ATGAATGGCTTCAGAGAAGAGAACTCCTTTTGCTATTTCCACCCTAAAGAGTTGGTTGTGGGGGTCTGCTCGCTCTGCCTGACTGAGAGGCTTCTGATCTTGTCTGCCAAAAaaggccaccaccaccaccgccatcaTGTTTCCTCCGTCAGAGGCGGCAGAGGCGGCAGTGGCCATAAAAACCCAAATGGCATGCACAAGAAGGCACCCATTCGCCTCCCCAAGATCTTTGCTTTCAGCTCTTTCCTCAATCGGCAGTGGAAACCTGACGACGGCTCAGATCAAGAGGCTTCCACCAGCCAAGAAG ACTCATTCATATCAATCAAGTTTGAAGACAATGGAGTAACCTCATGGGAGAAGAACAAAGTCTCTAAGGTCTCTCTAGATCATTGCAACATGTCCTGGAATCACAACTTCAGGAAGGAAGCCAAGGAAGCCAAGGAAACCAAGGAGGCAAGGGATACCAAGAGCGTGATAGAGTACGGGAAATCCCACATCCCGCTTAGGTGGCGGAAGAGGATTGGTCACTTGACCCAGCTCATCAGATGGAAGAGGTCCAACAAGGGCAGTGTGTGCCATGTCAGCAACAAGGTGGAGGGTGTCAAGGTAAGGAAGGGTTGGATAAGAAGCTTGACAAAGAGGAGATGGGCCATGGAATAA
- the LOC137717625 gene encoding long chain acyl-CoA synthetase 9, chloroplastic-like, whose translation MDPYMVGVLVPLLLTIMIQKSMRAKQRGVPVDVGGEPGYAIRNHRFAAPVATLWKGVTTLAELFEQSSKRFLEKRLLGTRALIAREVEVSKDGRSFEKLHLGDYEWLTYGKAFEVACNFASGLAQLGHNREEKVAIFADTRKEWFLALQGCFRRNVTVVTIYASLGEEALCHSLNETEVTTVICGQKELKKLLDISGKLDTVKRIICMDANIPSSASSVQSRWRITSFDDVEKLGRQNPVDPDLPLPEDIAVIMYTSGSTGLPKGVMMTHANVLAVASAVMTIVPGLGGKDVYLAYLPLAHILELAAENFLVAVGSAIGYGSPLTLTDTSSKIKRGTKGDATALLPTVLTAVPAILDRVRDGVLNKVNAKGGLAKILFHLAYTRRLSAVNGSWFGAWGLEKFLWNLLVFRKVRAVLGGHLRFILSGGAPLSGDTQRFINICFGSPIGQGYGLTETCAGGTFSEFDDTSVGRVGAPLPCSFVKLIDWPEGGYLNTDTPMPRGEIVIGGPNVTLGYFKNEEKTRESYKVDEKGMRWFYTGDIGRFHGDGCLEIIDRKKDIVKLQHGEYVSLGKVEAALSVCPYVDNIMLHADPFHSYCVTLVVASRVTLEEWAAKQEITFTDFADLCSKAETIKEVQASLVKEAKRARLEKFEIPAKIELLSEPWTPESGLVTAALKLKRDVIRKAFSEDLAKLYAS comes from the exons ATGGATCCCTACATGGTTGGCGTGCTTGTTCCTCTGTTACTAACAATTATGATTCAGAAATCGATGAGAGCGAAGCAACGGGGTGTGCCCGTTGATGTTGGTGGGGAACCCGGGTATGCAATCCGAAACCATCGGTTTGCTGCCCCTGTTGCAACACTATGGAAGGGTGTTACTACTCTTGCAGAGCTTTTCGAGCAGTCATCCAAGCGGTTCCTAGAGAAACGCCTTCTTGGAACCCGGGCATTGATTGCAAGGGAGGTTGAGGTATCAAAGGATGGAAGATCCTTTGAGAAGCTTCATTTGGGAGACTACGAATGGCTGACCTATGGGAAGGCATTTGAAGTAGCGTGCAACTTTGCTTCCGGTTTAGCTCAACTTGGACATAATAGGGAAGAGAAAGTGGCAATCTTTGCTGACACAAGGAAAGAGTGGTTTCTTGCATTGCAG GGTTGTTTTAGGCGCAATGTCACTGTTGTTACCATATATGCATCTCTCGGGGAGGAGGCTCTATGTCACTCACTGAAtgag ACGGAAGTTACAACTGTGATATGTGGGCAAAAAGAACTGAAGAAACTTCTAGACATAAGTGGAAAACTAGATACAGTGAAGCGAATCATATGTATGGATGCCAATATCCCATCCAGTGCCTCATCTGTTCAAAGTCGCTGGAGAATCACTTCATTTGATGATGTTGAGAAACTTGGCCGACAAAACCCCGTTGATCCCGATTTACCTCTTCCAGAAGATATTGCAGTCATTATGTATACAAGTGGAAGTACTGGATTACCCAAG GGTGTAATGATGACACATGCTAATGTGCTAGCTGTAGCTTCTGCGGTCATGACTATTGTTCCCGGCCTTGGAGGCAAGGATGTTTATCTGGCATATCTTCCCCTCGCTCATATCCTTGAATTAGCAGCGGAG AACTTCTTGGTTGCTGTTGGAAGTGCCATAGGGTATGGATCTCCGTTGACCCTTACTGATACGTCAAGTAAAATTAAAAGGGGAACAAAAGGGGATGCAACTGCACTCTTGCCAACTGTATTGACAGCTGTCCCTGCAATTCTTGATCGTGTTCGAGATGGAGTGCTCAACAAG GTAAATGCGAAGGGTGGACTAGCCAAGATATTGTTTCACTTGGCATATACTCGTAGGTTGTCTGCTGTGAATGGGAGTTGGTTCGGGGCTTGGGGCCTGGAAAAGTTTCTGTGGAACCTTCTTGTGTTTAGAAAGGTCCGTGCAGTTCTAGGAGGTCACCTTCGTTTTATTCTTTCTGGTGGTGCTCCTCTCTCGGGTGATACTCAAAGATTCATCAACATCTGCTTTGG TTCTCCAATTGGTCAAGGGTATGGCCTCACTGAAACTTGCGCTGGTGGGACATTCTCAGAGTTTGACGATACTTCTGTAGGTCGAGTTGGAGCTCCGCTTCCATGCTCATTTGTAAAG TTAATTGATTGGCCGGAAGGAGGATATCTGAATACCGATACCCCGATGCCTCGTGGAGAGATAGTCATTGGTGGTCCAAATGTTACACTTGGTTATTTCAAAAATGAAGAGAAAACAAGAGAGTCATACAAG GTTGACGAGAAAGGAATGAGATGGTTCTATACAGGTGACATAGGGCGATTTCATGGTGATGGTTGTCTTGAGATAATTGACCGTAAGAAGGATATAGTCAAACTTCAGCACGGGGAGTATGTCTCCCTAGGAAAG GTTGAGGCTGCTCTTTCAGTGTGCCCCTACGTCGACAATATCATGTTGCATGCTGATCCTTTTCATAGTTACTGTGTGACTCTTGTGGTGGCTTCTCGAGTCACATTAGAAGAATGGGCtgcaaaacaagaaatcacTTTTACCGATTTTGCGGACTTGTGTTCGAAAGCAGAAACCATAAAAGAAGTGCAAGCATCACTTGTAAAG GAAGCAAAGAGGGCGCGTTTGGAGAAGTTTGAGATCCCTGCCAAAATCGAACTGCTTTCGGAACCATGGACTCCAGAATCCGGCCTGGTCACTGCAGCTCTCAAGCTCAAGAGAGATGTCATTAGGAAGGCTTTCTCAGAAGACCTCGCCAAGTTATACGCTTCCTGA